A genome region from Anastrepha ludens isolate Willacy chromosome 3, idAnaLude1.1, whole genome shotgun sequence includes the following:
- the LOC128858064 gene encoding protein folded gastrulation — MITRIAATSKVSLETPTCNRSKSRATMQQHTKIITNSTSTSIPAGQLITMPHTKTNRTATTMRRCCLAVLQVLVLVCALPPPLQPLLPVALLPPRWSFVVEALPITSKPIEGTAENLAWQAWLMLPPEQKQLEKSRKVTPKSIFSLPFRDCPPGHQLFQSRCIPTVNINQSDLLTQQVLGLFVGNEGTAGSENAYEFDYEDEEYGLGYGEGEPAVMYESAQSFNAGSAAGSGNAQQPPARDEPLKFNLFQQKYPTNDYEADVSSGAVEGSGGARPLNEMLPTNMSEGDRIGGVASIDNYAGTPFFNTTQLLDAVQGFFQRHSATSSGIISANTTTANANTTDNNHRITNGNSTNSHRVSDLHAASSNISAFAVGDIDAIILSAASSGISATTVRSSGGGGVGGSAVGGDLEPHRISLFKDDSSVQLVTTVIAHSNSSNHTSNEDAMRANDGDLVAAAQHQQNSFAQFLRADALLPLSSVAPYITTTTTSTSTFRADAAGYATKTPPPATKDERPRSVTQHNSAEAATNTDAQELSFTTTTEAEGTTSFQIDDTTVVEKNAEFASTPDDTSLLEAISKQQQLEFQKSKVEPVEDLAPITATTPNEETTIAGDSTTKTETTKTIVNETDETTTTTTTTTKQALEVSEKSVETTTRAETTTQPLPNAAALPSKIVATTTAKTILTTTPNTNRLRSTPVAAVAPIQVAAGKQVSAAVNSVAPQAANIIAGEETAASSTDIVSDVPRSGNGDLVNVVAASSSINSDTNNDNNKNNNNKESPIRSKTAEAAAATSEINIQQELRMINELVKGNRQLAATKMPAIKTTASTATPTSTLPTAIEPKLDLKKSANVVENEQNVRRVETAGEGEVEERRDVDAATKTQLAAITAEDKMLDKTSVSVTGGNEDEVLQTTTVAGGTTTAAPQAQTATKMEIGSTPTEATTVENIKIAAALGKIIELATTTSAQPYFETETETEATAASTEATGGTLWSRIMPLFGFGAIPPAVEDDAEVEDEAEAEATSATTTTIATTPEEFAGSSSFGSISSNSSDSTQNSHSSSSVSSSSTLSDISSVSENVNNNNIISNNNNFVSHSRRNSKIIRIDQLSDDSVPAATTNTLEDTAATNMYTTTTATAEAEQSTYWWLPASWRTNRDANKEQSLLFRLWSAFPESQMKAKVRT, encoded by the coding sequence ATGATTACAAGAATAGCAGCGACGTCAAAAGTATCATTAGAAACACCTACATGTAACAGATCTAAGTCAAGAGCAACAATGCAACAACAtacgaaaataataacaaattcaaCGAGCACATCGATACCAGCCGGTCAACTGATCACAATGccacatacaaaaacaaatcgaacagcaacaacaatgcgtCGTTGTTGTTTGGCCGTCTTGCAAGTTTTAGTGCTCGTTTGTGCGCTGCCACCACCACTTCAGCCGCTACTGCCGGTGGCACTTTTGCCACCGCGGTGGTCATTCGTCGTCGAAGCGTTACCGATTACCTCGAAACCCATCGAGGGCACCGCTGAAAATCTTGCCTGGCAAGCGTGGCTGATGCTGCCGCCCGAGCAGAAGCAGTTGGAGAAATCGCGCAAAGTCACGCCGAAATCGATATTTTCGCTGCCGTTTCGTGATTGCCCGCCCGGCCATCAGCTCTTCCAGTCGCGCTGTATACCAACCGTGAACATCAATCAGAGTGATTTGCTGACGCAGCAAGTGCTGGGCTTGTTTGTGGGCAATGAGGGTACAGCAGGCAGCGAAAATGCATACGAATTTGATTATGAGGACGAGGAGTATGGATTGGGATATGGTGAAGGCGAACCGGCGGTGATGTATGAGTCGGCACAGTCTTTCAACGCCGGCTCAGCTGCTGGGTCGGGGAATGCACAGCAGCCGCCTGCACGCGATGAACCGCTGAAATTTAATCTGTTTCAACAAAAGTATCCAACAAATGATTACGAAGCGGATGTTAGTAGTGGCGCGGTGGAAGGGAGTGGAGGTGCTCGACCATTAAATGAAATGCTACCAACGAATATGTCTGAAGGCGATCGCATTGGTGGAGTTGCTAGCATTGACAATTATGCAGGCACACCATTTTTCAATACCACACAGCTTCTAGATGCGGTGCAGGGTTTTTTTCAAAGGCATTCCGCGACAAGCAGCGGCATCATTAGCGCCAACACCACAACGGCTAATGCCAACACAACCGACAACAATCATCGCATTACCAATGGAAACAGCACCAACAGCCACAGAGTGAGCGATTTGCATGCGGCTAGTAGCAACATATCGGCCTTTGCAGTCGGTGACATCGATGCGATTATATTGTCGGCCGCGAGCTCAGGCATATCGGCAACAACGGTGAGAagtagtggtggtggtggtgttggtgGTAGTGCTGTTGGTGGTGACCTTGAACCGCACCGCATATCACTTTTCAAGGACGATAGTAGTGTACAGCTGGTTACAACGGTAATTGCCCATTCGAACAGCAGCAACCACACAAGCAATGAAGACGCAATGCGCGCCAATGATGGAGATTTAGTAGCAGCTGCACAACACCAACAAAAcagttttgcacaatttttacgCGCCGATGCGCTCTTGCCCTTGAGCAGTGTTGCTCCAtacattacaacaacaacaacgtctaCATCGACATTTAGAGCAGATGCTGCTGGGTATGCCACGAAAACACCGCCGCCGGCCACAAAAGATGAACGCCCACGCAGCGTGACGCAGCATAATTCGGCTGAAGCCGCAACCAATACCGATGCGCAGGAGCTGAGCTTCACGACGACTACAGAAGCTGAAGGCACCACAAGCTTTCAAATCGACGACACAACGGTGGTCGAGAAGAATGCTGAGTTCGCCAGTACGCCGGACGACACTTCCTTACTGGAAGCAATTTCGAAGCAGCAGCAATTGGAATTTCAGAAATCGAAAGTAGAACCGGTTGAAGATTTGGCGCCAATAACAGCAACTACACCTAACGAGGAAACAACAATAGCTGGCGACAGCACAACAAAAACCGAAACTACCAAAACAATTGTAAACGAAACagatgaaacaacaacaacaacaactacgacAACAAAACAAGCACTCGAAGTGAGCGAAAAATCGGTAGAAACAACAACACGTGcagaaacaacaacacaacCGTTACCCAATGCAGCCGCATTGCCATCAAAAATAGTCGCAACCACtactgcaaaaacaattttaacaacCACTCCAAACACGAACCGGTTGCGCAGTACTCCCGTCGCTGCCGTCGCACCAATCCAAGTGGCAGCAGGTAAACAAGTATCGGCCGCAGTCAACTCAGTTGCCCCTCAAGCAGCAAACATAATTGCCGGAGAGGAGACAGCAGCGTCAAGCACCGACATCGTGAGTGATGTGCCGAGGAGTGGCAACGGCGATTTAGTGAATGTCGTTGCTGCCAGCAGTAGCATTAACAGCGACACCAATAATGACAACAAtaagaataacaacaataagGAATCGCCAATACGCAGTAAGACGGCGGAGGCAGCGGCAGCAACGAGTGAAATAAATATCCAACAAGAATTGCGAATGATTAATGAATTGGTGAAGGGCAATCGACAGTTGGCCGCGACGAAAATGCCAGCTATAAAGACAACAGCATCAACAGCAACACCAACTTCTACGCTGCCAACTGCAATTGAACCAAAATTGGATTTGAAAAAATCTGCAAATGTAGTGGAGAATGAACAGAATGTGAGGCGCGTGGAAACGGCCGGTGAGGGTGAGGTTGAGGAGCGGCGTGATGTTGATGCAGCGACAAAAACTCAGCTAGCCGCAATAACAGCTGAAGACAAAATGCTGGACAAGACGTCCGTGTCCGTGACTGGTGGCAACGAAGACGAGGTTCTACAAACAACAACAGTAGCTGGTGGAACCACAACAGCCGCACCACAAGCACAGACAGCAACTAAAATGGAAATTGGCAGTACGCCAACAGAGGCCACAACTgtggaaaacattaaaattgCGGCTGCGCTTGGTAAGATCATTGAGCTTGCGACAACAACAAGTGCACAACCTTATTTCGAGACCGAGACCGAGACCGAGGCCACGGCGGCAAGCACAGAGGCAACCGGTGGGACACTTTGGTCGCGGATCATGCCTTTATTTGGCTTTGGTGCCATTCCACCGGCAGTGGAAGACGATGCCGAAGTCGAAGACGAAGCCGAAGCTGAAGCAACAtcagcaacaaccacaacaatagCAACTACGCCAGAGGAATTTGCTGGAAGCTCTTCATTTGGTAGTATTAGTAGTAATAGTAGTGATAGTACACAAAATAGTCACAGTAGTAGTAGTGTTAGTAGTAGTAGTACTTTAAGTGATATTAGTAGCGTTAGTGAGAAtgttaataataacaatataattagcaataacaacaattttgTTAGTCATAGTCGTCGAAATAGTAAAATTATACGAATTGATCAGCTAAGTGATGATAGTGtgccagcagcaacaacaaacacgCTCGAAGATACAGCAGctacaaatatgtatacaacaacaacagcaacagccgaGGCGGAACAGTCGACCTATTGGTGGTTACCAGCCAGTTGGCGTACCAATCGGGACGCGAACAAAGAACAATCGCTACTGTtccgcctgtggtcagcatttCCCGAGAGTCAAATGAAAGCCAAAGTTAGAACATAA